Below is a window of Impatiens glandulifera chromosome 2, dImpGla2.1, whole genome shotgun sequence DNA.
ATCCCTGTATCAATACTTGCTCCCCAGTGAAGTGTTCCATTCACAAACATTCCCATATCACCCAACGGACAGAATTGAGGGTAATTCTTAACCTTCCTCCATGAACCACTCTTCAACCCGTAAATCTTTATTTGAGTTGAGAAAGGGCCAGTGAAATTTGTTGATTTACAGTTAATAACGATCACCTTGTAGTCGGAATTACGTTCATCATAGCCAAACCCATATGCAATAAACCGACTTGCACGCTCTTTATAACCGCAACTGGGAAGTTTCTTGGATTCCCTAGTTGATGGATTCCATAAAAGTATCTTAGCTTGATCAATAACTACACAAACTAGCCCATTACATGAGCCAATGATCCATATATCAGATTTTGAGTATTTCTTTGGAAAATTTAATGAAAGTTCAGTTGGAAACTCTTCATTCAGAACATCTGAGATGTAAACAGATTTCACATCACTAGTACGAACCCATTGAGAATATCTGATAAGAAGTTGTTCTTCATTCTGAGAAGCTTTGAGATGCTTCTTCACGAATATGGGATCAGCAATCAAAGCATTCCAAGATATGGAGACGCACCTGCATCGGAGAAGTGATTTGACTGGAAGTCTGCTTAAAATTTCTGTAATAATTTCTGGAGGCAGGGACCTAACGAGGGTGACTAaatcggcggcggcggcggaagaaGAACTTGTTTGAATAAAATTGCCCCGCTTACTCTCTCGATTCATAGGATCGGTCTGGACGTCCATGGATAGAGTTGCGTCGATCAGATTCAGAGTGCACAGATTGATTTTGGAGAAGAGATTATAAGTGACGAGAAATCAGGGTAATGTAGGGGACTCCGTATCCCACTTAAAGTATACAATTCAACTGATCAAACACTGACAAATGCTTACAAGATgtgatgtttaaaaaaataaaaacttttttttactaaatatataaaCGGTTGCGCAATTTAGGGTTTGGTATATAAATTTTCATGTAGTATAAAGACCATTCATATGAAATTTTAGGATAAATCATCATGAGACTCACACTACTGATTTCTTCCgtattttttctctttgttttcATATTTAAGGTTTCGTGAATTCAAACTTGGTCAAATCCAGAATTTTACATTAAAAGTCGGAAacttaataatatgttaaataacatatttatttttgaaatggaTTCCTCTCAAAATCAAGATATTAATTTGGATGTTGATGAATTTAAAAGTTCTAAGCATAAGCACGATGAATAGTCATCTAAAAAGTCTAGAGAATATTCTCatattttgatgtattttaagaaaatgaaaggtattgaaaatataataaaagttgaATGTAATGGATgcaaaaaatagtataaatgtGTGGGTAAACATTATGGGACATcaagtttcatttttttgtaATTCATATGTAGATAAAAATCAAGAAGGCAACGTAATAGTTACATCAATATTGTCAAAACAATGATTAAATGTTCTAGAGGATGCTGATGCAAACATTGAAGAGAAAAGCGACGAAGAAGAATGATTTGACATAGATTATATCtcgattaataatatttaaaatatgttgacTTTACtaaatttctattttatgaatttttcaaattttagttacttTGTTGAATTATTTGGTCAATTAATGTGTAAAGATAAACAAGACTCTTGTTTGTATTATGAttatttgatcatgttcttgaacttttgttttctaaaactattaataatttttatttgtagtgagaCCCGCCTAACCCGCAACCCACCTTGGGTTGGGTTGGAGATATTTAGCCCGCCGGGATGTTGGGCCGGTCCGCCGTCGACCCTTCAAACGATGGGTTTTGATGGGTAGGCCCGCCCCGCCATGGGTTGGCCCGTCTAACCGCTCTAGTTGTTGGGAGTTTGAGactattatttttagtaatattttttttgtctaaaaGTTGCTAATAATGACGGATTTATATCACcccgaaaaaaataaaaataaaaattattttgaattttttatggTAAATACGTGACATCGCACGTTAATttcttacaaaaattaatataatgcattgtttttttttatataattattattatttttttttgtaaaacttacttttataaactcgtttaatctaaaattttctcgttattttttaAGCCTATCCTGATTTTTTAAGCCCACCCAACTATAAATTCTGGGTCCGTATCTAATGGCTAGTTTGCATTCttctttttaagtttttatttttttataagccATAATCTTTATGTAAAGCGATGTCATACATCTCATTCATGGCGGTTAAAATTTCGATTTGgctcttaaaatcttacgatttcaCATTAGGTTAatgagtctgattttaagtaaactcttaaacaAGGTAAActcttaagattttaaatttacgatattaagattttacaattttacgagtttataaataattttgattttacgattctaaacgattttacttttataaaaaaaaattatatttaaaaattaaaaaataaagttattacttatttatttaaattaattaattaatataattaattttataaataatatttttttatagtgttatctatttattattattttttaattaattttatattaaaatatataatttcttaaaattaactaattataaaatacttaattatatatataaataataatgatatataactattatttttttaaattaaattcatacgATTTAATATAAACTCatgattttacgagtttacaactaGTTAACGATTCTACGTAAATCCTTGATTTTGACCGCGTTAATCTCATTTCCTTTTCTTTCATTTTGTATTAAtgtgtttattcatattataaGTCAATTGTTATGTGTTGTCCCGAAATTTGAggttttgttgaaaaaaatgttctttattttttatttaaattgttttatttaagttttatggAAGTTATGGACAAGCTAATTTTAAAcactacaaaattaaaaaaaaatgttttatattataattaataaaataaataataactttattttttaatttttaaatataaatttgttttttttttaaaagtaaaatcatCCTACAATCATAAAATAGAAAACATGACATTAtggtttgaattttaatattaatccacaattaaaaaggaagaaatcataaaattatttatatataataatccattttcatgaattattatgttagtaagataaaaaaaataaaaatagatgacTTCAATTTacaagttatacaaaataaaaaatattttttttcatagtcATAACAATAAAGAAAACAATAACATATTTAGCAAAAGTAATCAACTTTTTTCAAAGGCATTTTGTATGaaagataagaaaaaaaaaaaggctatcatcatcttctttttcttcttaacTCAACTACTCGAAGACTATTAAGACTGCAATACTAACTCCTCTccagaataaaaaaaacacaccaTCCATCATGCATAATTATTTGCAGGATAATAGTTTTTCATCAATGATAGAGAATTAGAAGCCAAAACGATCTAGATCACAAAGTTTATGTAGCTTATTGATGACACTATTCATGAATAAAAGAAAGACTTAAACCTAGCTGAGCTCTAAGATTCTtgaccaaactcaaaataagtTGATCATTTTCTTTGTGTAATTCAATTATAGATAAGTTAAAATGTAACTAGCTTCAAGTTATGAGATTGTGTCtctttgtttattataataagattcatctctctttattataaactttttgTTCCAAGAAATTCTCTATCACAATTTCTAATCATATTTGTCAAATTAACACTTTTAAAAACAACATCAAAATACAATACAAGTTTAGATATTTTGTAAGAAGATGGAAATGAAATTTCAAGTCATATTAGTCCAATGCACACTAAGTGACATagaaaaaacttaattttgacACTATATGAGTCTATGTCTACTTATCTTGAAGTCTTCGTGAGATAAATTTAGCccaaaaataagataaaaaagatTGTCATATTTCTCAAGTCTAGCATACAATTTACAATAAGCAAAACATTAATTATTGACAAAACAATCATACAAATATCTATCTaggaatgaaaattttcaaactattCCTCTGTCCATAATACTTGTAAGACTGTTAGAACCATTTTTACCACTTCTGTTACAATGAGTTGAATCAGAAATTTTAATTACAAGAAAAGTCtactcaaattataattatatttgtcaaATTAAGTTAACTGTAAGCTAGTTTTAAGTTCTGAAATATTGAGATGACATCTCTTTGTTTATGGTGATAAGATCTACattattcatatttctttaatatGAACTTTTTAGTCCAAGAAATTCtctatcaaattataattatattttctaaattaacaCTCCTAGTAACAAGATTAAAATGCAATACAACATATATTTTGTAAGAAGATTACATGAAATTTCAAGTCATATAAGTCCATGCACATTAAGTGACCATGGAAGAAACTTAACTTTGAGTACACTATATAAATCTATGTCTACCTATCTTGAAGTCTTCATGAGATAAATTTAGTCcaagaacatgataaaaaaaaattgtcatctTTTTTCTCATGTCCAACATACAATTCATAGTAAGCAAAACATTAATTATTGACCAAACAATTACACAAATATCTATCTATGGGCGAGAAATTCCAAACTTTTATGCCTATTACATTTGTAAAACTGTAATCagaaattttaatcaaattcatattttttttgtttgggtaGAACCAgcccattttataatttttttattggtttggTTTAGTTCACagattaatacatattttattcatcCCTACAAACAAATGTACAACATATAAAATTCTGATCATCTAAACTTCAACGAAAACTCTTTATTTTTGGAcaacacaaattatataaattaaaatatagacTTTTTGTTACGCTGAATACACTGAAATATCAAAGATGTGCTCTTAGTATAAGTGAGTACTTCAAGGTAATGTTGATAGAAATGTTTAATGACGGGATACGAAATTGTTACCATTTTACTCTCCACGTGAAACAACACAAATAGTGATCCAAACACCCTAACGATTTCATTTTTCTTGGAAATATAAAATGGTGTAAAACACTGAAAATCCATTAGATAAAAGAATAAATCATTGCAAGAAATTTCCTACTCAAATTACAATCATATTTGTCAAATTAACACTCCAAATAACAAGATCAAAATGTAAGTCTCAAGATCATATTTgtacaaattttgaaaattcaggcctaaaattgaaaattttaactttGAACCCCAAATCAAGCAATTAACTCAAATTCTAAGCCCCAAAGAGCTATTGGTACTAAGCCATACATCATACATATTTTTGACTGacttaatatttcaaataattattaaaaaaaaaatctgtatAGACATGTAATTGAAGGATTTTTTTGCTATActgtaatttaattaagaaattaaaaagaaagaaataataaaattatttatatataataattcatagTCATGAATTATGCTAGTAAGATAAAGAGAATGGAGGTACTAAATATAAGAAACACATATACTGAGTTGACAagttatccaaaaaaatataaaaagaatccatattgttaaaattaataatagttgTCCGAAGACATTTTGTATGAAAAGTTAAAAATGTAAACGGTATTATCATcatattttcatttgttttcttcattaaaCTATAGAGTCTATTGAGACTTGACCACTAAATGCTTTGCAATATCAAAGAAAAACGAAATTAACCATCGTTACATTAAAGTTAATAGGATTTTCATCAATACAATAGAGATAAAACACAAAGTTTGTGTAACTTATTTATCACATGCACTATTTATGAATAAGTTAAACAATAACTAGCTTCAAGTTCTAAGATGATGTCTTTTTGTTTATGATGATAAGATCCACATGATTCATCTCTCTTTAATATGAAGTGTACAGTCCAagaaattttcaatcacaaattcaaATCATATTTGTCAAATTAACACTCATAGCAACAAGATCAAAATACAATACaactatatattttgtaaaatgtCAGATCATATTAGTCCAATGAAAGAAACTTAACTTCGACAATATATGAGTCTATGTCTACCTATTTTAAAGTCTTCGTTAGCCCCAATAACAAGATAAAAAAGATTATCATTTTTCTGCTCAAGTCTAGTATACAATTGAGAATaagaaaaacattaattattgaCAAAACAATTATACAAGTATCTATCTAGGGATGAAAATTCTAAAACTCTTTTTATGCCCATAACACTTGTAAGATTGTtacaacatattttttttatcacttctGGTACAATAGGTTAAATCGGAATTTCAATGCAAGAAAGGTATACTCAAATTATAATCATATTTGTCAAATTATCATTCCAAGCAACAAGTTCAAAATGCAAGTCTCAAGATCATATTtgtacaaattaaaaaaaatcaagccTCAAATtgcaaaattataattttgaaccCTAAATaaggcaaataactcaaaatCCATTCCCCAAATAGTTATTTTGGCCTTTTCAAAATTGGTACTAATTAAGAAGTAAATCATATATACATACTGacataatatttcaaatattataaaaaaaatctttatacaTATGTAATTGAAGGATTTTTTTTGCTGAATTGTAacttaagaaattaatatatatatatatatatatatataaatataataataataaaattatttatatataataatccaTAATCATGAATCATGAATGGAGGTTACTAAAATAGGAAACAATTCAGTTTAAGTTGTCAACAAAAAAAATCCACagttataacaataaaaaaaatgtaacacATTTAGGAAAAGTAACAATTGTTTCCAAAGACATTTTATATGaaagattaaaagaaaaaaaatgttattatcatcatcattttcaCTTGTTTTTCTGTTCAACTACAAGGACTATTGAAACTGCAACTCTGACTACTCTGCATAAtcaaaagaataagaaaaaggAAATGACTCATCATTACTTGCAGGTTACAAGAATTTTCATCGATGATAGAGAAATATAAGTCAAATACGATCCAGTTTGTGTAACTTATTGATCACACactattcattaataaaaaaaacttacactTAGTGGAGCTAAAGATACTTGACCAAACTCAGAATTAGTTGataatgttaattcaattataaattagttcCAAAATATTACATTGTGTCTCTTTATTTATTGTGTACACTAACTTCAAGACCACACAAATTATATGATTTAAGtaaaaca
It encodes the following:
- the LOC124924919 gene encoding F-box/kelch-repeat protein At3g23880-like; the protein is MDVQTDPMNRESKRGNFIQTSSSSAAAADLVTLVRSLPPEIITEILSRLPVKSLLRCRCVSISWNALIADPIFVKKHLKASQNEEQLLIRYSQWVRTSDVKSVYISDVLNEEFPTELSLNFPKKYSKSDIWIIGSCNGLVCVVIDQAKILLWNPSTRESKKLPSCGYKERASRFIAYGFGYDERNSDYKVIVINCKSTNFTGPFSTQIKIYGLKSGSWRKVKNYPQFCPLGDMGMFVNGTLHWGASIDTGINSYQSILTFDMSEETFSEISQPCFGESVLDSVIWVLNGCLCMLINYHDERKFDLWIMKDYGKTESWTKLFSLPFPEGRMNFQFTPLYITKKNEILMLFGKQLVLFHVESKVITISYHGLKNAHKRCLEALTYTESLVSPFQ